In Tachypleus tridentatus isolate NWPU-2018 chromosome 7, ASM421037v1, whole genome shotgun sequence, a genomic segment contains:
- the LOC143256404 gene encoding agrin-like isoform X3 produces the protein MVNGELWDNLVDKATTSHGITPYVGPPCTEGVCLNGGICVPKLNEFTCRCPMDFIGLRCEKSMAEEDRDRPVSFNGRTFFSFPNRITRSERLSLESRETGVNFHLDVPIILSHRGVAKWLEDLPMGVTIFGVSMWYRSWFSILILKTPIG, from the exons ATGGTTAACGGAGAATTGTGGGATAATCTCGTAGATAAAGCGACAACCTCTCATGGAATCACACCGTATGTCGGACCCCCCTGCACAGAGGGGGTTTGTCTGAACGGAGGGATCTGTGTCCCCAAGCTGAACGAGTTCACGTGCCGATGTCCCATGGATTTTATTGGTCTGCGGTGTGAGAAGA GTATGGCTGAAGAGGACCGTGATCGCCCGGTGTCTTTTAATGGTAGAACGTTTTTCAGttttcctaacaggataactagaag TGAACGGCTATCTCTGGAATCTAGAGAGACAGG TGTTAACTTTCACTTAGACGTGCCTATTATACTGAGTCACAGGGGTGTCGCTAAGTGGTTAGAAGATTTACCCATGGGTGTAACAATATTCGGTGTTTCAATGTGGTAtcgatcatggttttctattctgattttaaAGACACCAATTGGATAG
- the LOC143256404 gene encoding agrin-like isoform X2, whose amino-acid sequence MVNGELWDNLVDKATTSHGITPYVGPPCTEGVCLNGGICVPKLNEFTCRCPMDFIGLRCEKSMAEEDRDRPVSFNGRTFFSFPNRITRRLRGQRENSFRIKFRTVEKHGLLLWLNKGATTHGDYLALAVGNGLLEFSFNLGKQRHLLIIRSLIRVDDGLWHTADIIRKKTLGTLQ is encoded by the exons ATGGTTAACGGAGAATTGTGGGATAATCTCGTAGATAAAGCGACAACCTCTCATGGAATCACACCGTATGTCGGACCCCCCTGCACAGAGGGGGTTTGTCTGAACGGAGGGATCTGTGTCCCCAAGCTGAACGAGTTCACGTGCCGATGTCCCATGGATTTTATTGGTCTGCGGTGTGAGAAGA GTATGGCTGAAGAGGACCGTGATCGCCCGGTGTCTTTTAATGGTAGAACGTTTTTCAGttttcctaacaggataactagaag ACTTCGAGGACAACGTGAAAACAGTTTTCGTATCAAATTTAGAACTGTAGAAAAGCACGGGCTGTTGTTATGGTTGAACAAAGGTGCCACAACACACGGTGACTACCTGGCCTTAGCTGTCGGAAATGGTCTTCTCGAGTTTAGCTTTAATCTTGGTAAACAGCGCCATCTGTTAATAATACGAAGTTTAATTCGAGTGGACGACGGACTGTGGCATACTGCAGATATCATAAG aaagaaaaccCTTGGTACACTTCAGTAG
- the LOC143256404 gene encoding agrin-like isoform X1 codes for MVNGELWDNLVDKATTSHGITPYVGPPCTEGVCLNGGICVPKLNEFTCRCPMDFIGLRCEKSMAEEDRDRPVSFNGRTFFSFPNRITRSERLSLESRETGLRGQRENSFRIKFRTVEKHGLLLWLNKGATTHGDYLALAVGNGLLEFSFNLGKQRHLLIIRSLIRVDDGLWHTADIIRKKTLGTLQ; via the exons ATGGTTAACGGAGAATTGTGGGATAATCTCGTAGATAAAGCGACAACCTCTCATGGAATCACACCGTATGTCGGACCCCCCTGCACAGAGGGGGTTTGTCTGAACGGAGGGATCTGTGTCCCCAAGCTGAACGAGTTCACGTGCCGATGTCCCATGGATTTTATTGGTCTGCGGTGTGAGAAGA GTATGGCTGAAGAGGACCGTGATCGCCCGGTGTCTTTTAATGGTAGAACGTTTTTCAGttttcctaacaggataactagaag TGAACGGCTATCTCTGGAATCTAGAGAGACAGG ACTTCGAGGACAACGTGAAAACAGTTTTCGTATCAAATTTAGAACTGTAGAAAAGCACGGGCTGTTGTTATGGTTGAACAAAGGTGCCACAACACACGGTGACTACCTGGCCTTAGCTGTCGGAAATGGTCTTCTCGAGTTTAGCTTTAATCTTGGTAAACAGCGCCATCTGTTAATAATACGAAGTTTAATTCGAGTGGACGACGGACTGTGGCATACTGCAGATATCATAAG aaagaaaaccCTTGGTACACTTCAGTAG